The stretch of DNA GATGGAGTTTTTTGCAGGTTGCGACTTCCCTTGCATTTGCCTTAACCCCCTTTTGGCCATCGGGGATGCTTAGCACGTTAGGAATGCCGCTAGCCTTGTGGGCTTTCCTTAACATCCGAATTGGAGAAGGAACAAAGAAAGATTACATTGTCCTTACGCTCATTCCTTTTTACGCTAGCATTGTTTTAGGATTTTTCTTCTTTCTAAGTGCAATGGGGGTATTTTGGCTTGTAGATGTTGTAAGAGGGAAAGGATGGAATCTTCGTTTCTTTTTGTCTATTGCCTATATGACTTGTATTTTTATGCTCGTTGAGTATCGATTGGTCTATTCCTTTTTGTTTTCTACTGAACCAAACAGCCGCGATGAATATTTCCATGCTTCCTTACCCTTATGGAGAGTAGTACGGCTGACACTTAAAAATTTCGTGTTAGGGCATACCCATGTCATGACGGTCCATGGTCTATTTGTATTACCTGTAACGTTAATTGCTCTTTACTTTGTTTTTTCAAAAAAGCTTTGGAAACAGGAAATGCTATTTGTATTTCTATTTATGTTAAATTTCTTGTTATCACTCTGGTATGCCTTTTGGTTCTATAAAGGCTGGTTACCATTGACGAAAATATTTCACTTTATGGATACCTTTAATTTTGCCCGCTATCACTTTTTAAGGCCGTTGGTCATTTATGCGGGATTTGCGCTAGCTTTAAAAATACTTTCACTCCAAGGGCATAGCTGGTCGAAAACGGCAAAATGGTTTGCTATCTTACAAATCCTTTTATTGTGTTTATTCAACGACGAGATCATTTATCAGAAAAAGCCGACCGTAAAAGAATTTTATGCGGAGGCATTATTTTCAGAGATTAAGGAACATATTGGCCAAGATCAAGCAAACTACCGGGTGGCCAGTATCGGAATTCATCCAGCTATTTCTCAATATAATGGCTTTTACACACTAGATACCTATAATAACTTTTATCCTTTATCGTATAAGCATCAATTTAGAAAAATAATAGAGTCCGAATTGGCAAAAAATAAAAGTATACGCAAATATTTTGATCAATGGGGCGGCCGCTGTTATATCTTTACCGATCAACTTGGAAAAAGCTATATGATCAAAAAGGACTCAAAAAGGAAATTAAATAACCTGCAATTAAATACTTCTGTGTTTAAAGAAATGGGTGGTCAGTACATCATTTCTGCATTGCCTATTACCAACTCAGAGGAAAATCAACTAATCCTGGATAAAGTATTTACATCAAAAAGTTCCGCATGGAAAATTTATTTATACAAGACTTTGTAAACATCGGGGGTAATAGCGGATGATGGAACCTGTCTTAACGATTGTTGTGCCTTGTTATAATGAAGAAGATGTACTACCTGAAACCATTCATCAACTTGACCAATTCGTCAATCAATTGATCAGTGAACAACTTATTTCCAGCACAACCAAAATTTTGTTTATTGATGATGGCAGTAAGGACAGAACATGGGAAATCATATATAAAGCAGGATTAAGAAATGAACATGTCCGTGGAATAAAACTATCAAGAAATGTAGGTCATCAAAACGCCCTGTTGGCTGGCTTATTTGCGGCAAAGGACTATTCAGATTGTGTTGTCTCTATTGACGCTGACCTTCAGGATGATATTGAGGTAATTCGAGAATTTATCCATAAATTTAATGAAGGAAATGAGATTGTTTATGGCGTTCGTAAACGCAGGGACACAGATACGTTCTTTAAACGGAGCACCGCTCAAGGCTTTTATAAACTTATGAGAAAAATGGGCGTTAATCTTGTTTATAATCATGCGGATTTTCGGTTAATGAGCAAACGAGCATTAGCGGAGTTAGAAGGATTTAAAGAAGTGAATCTTTTTCTACGAGGTATCGTTCCGCTCCTTGGATTTCGTTCGGATGTCGTATACTATGACCGAAAAGAAAGAATAGCAGGTGAAACGAAGTACCCGTTAAAGAAAATGCTTGCTTTTGCCTTTGACGGAATCACCTCCTTTTCTGTATCACCGATTCGATTTGTATTATTTGTCGGGTTTATTTCCTTTTTCCTCAGCCTGTTATTTGGAATATACTTTTTACTGTTAAAGACCTTAGGGGAAACGCAGACAGGCTGGACATCACTTATTACGTCCATCTGGTTAATTGGCGGATTGCAGTTGATTGCGATTGGGCTAATAGGGGAGTATGTAGGGAAAATATATAAAGAATCAAAACAACGTCCAAAATTTATCATCGATATTGATACTTTCTCCATGCCTATTCCAAGACATCATTTAATTCGAAAAAGTGAGGAGGATGAATTATATAAAACCAACTAATTCATTTATTCGTTTTCTTTTGGTTGGGGTGATTAATACATTTGTGGGCTTATTTATCATCTTCTTTTTGCTAAATGCTGTTCAACTTTCCTATTGGTTTTCTACCTTTGCAGGTAATGTGATTGGGGCATGTGTCAGTTATTGTTTAAATCGTTCCTTTACCTTTAATAGCAAGGTGCCTTTTCAACGCGGACTGCCAAGGTTTTTTACGATCATTCTTATCTGTTATGTCGGTTCGTATTTTTTTAGTGAAAAGTTATTGATTTGGATGAACCAATTCTATACTGTAAATACACTGGTTGAACAAAATGGAGCTGTACTTTTAGGGAGTGTACTTTATACAATAAGTAATTACCTAGGTCAGAAATATTTCGTTTTTAATACTGTTAAGACCGCTTAAGGAGTTTTCTTTTTCAAAGGAAGACTCTTTTTTTTGCAAATAAAGTGGTACAACCCCTTTTTCCTGAATAGAAATTGAAAGACAGGCTTCTATTTCAATTCAGGGAGAGATTAGAATGAATGTATTTTTGAGTTATATTTTACTGGGATTGTCGCTTGCGGCTCCGATTGGTCCAATTAATGCAGCACAAATTGATAAGGGGATAAGACATGGCTTTATGCATTCATGGCTTATTGGGGTAGGGGCTGTCGTTGCTGATGGGGTTTACATGATGGTCGTTTATTTTGGAGTCGTTCACTTCCTTGAAACTCCATTTATGAAAACCTTTTTATGGTCATTCGGTTGTTTTGTTTTAATTTATACCGGTATTGAAACAATGTTATCTGCAAATAAACACAAAATTGGAGAAAAAGCAAAGGATGAACCATTAATCAAATCCTTTTTTTCTGGCTTTTTTATGTCAATATCCAATCCATTAACGATATTATTTTGGCTGGGAATTTACGGCTCTGTTCTCGCAAAGACCGCTGCGACCTATGAAACAAGCCAGTTAATTCTTTATAGCTCAGCTATATTTATTGGATTACTTATATGGGATTTTACAATGGCTAGTATTGCTAGTAATTTCCGAAAATATTTGACCTCTCAGTTACTTGTTGGAATCTCGCTTTTATCTGGAGTGTCATTGATTGGATTTGGGGTTTACTTTGGCTTTCAGGCCTTTAATGTTTTATTTGGATAAATAAAAAAGCCAGCGAAGTAATCGCTGGCAGTAAGATATTAGGCGGTAGGCCAAGGACTAAGGACTTTGCCTTTTTTCTTTTTCTTTTTCCACTTTAGATTCATAATTAAAGTAATGCAGCCAATGATCCCAATGAAAGCTAGGCTAATAAAGAAACCAGGGCGGCTTGTGCTATGAAATAATGTTCCACTTACTGCAATACATATTAACAGAATCCCTATCGAGTATTTTATTTTATCCTTTGCACTTACCTCTAATAGCTTCCAGGATGAAGCTAAAATAAAAATCCAATTGTAAAGAAGCATAAGCCCTGCGGCTGTTGTAATGTACTCATAAACATGACCCGGCATTAATAGTGCAGAGACAATCGAAAGAGATATTCCCAACACTGTAATCAGCAAGGTGGGAATGGGAACTTTTAGTTTCCCCTGTTTGCAAAACAAACCTGGTGCATCCCCTTCTTCAGAGAGTGTTACAAGAATGCTGGTTACAGCAAAAAGGGAAGCCACCATTGTTGAAAATCCCGCAATAATTAGGGCTCCGTTAAAAAGATGCGGAATAAAGGTTAAATTGTAATTGTCTAATGCATTTACAAATGGACTTTTCTCACCATTAAACTTATTCCAAGGCACCATCAAGACGGCGAGACCGATGGAAAGCATATAGATAATCATTAGTGTGAAAAGCATTACCTTACCGGCCTTAGGAGCTTCCTTTGGATCCTTTAATTGGGTAGCCATTAACCCTAATATTTCAATTCCTCCAAATGCGTAAAAGGCAAAAATAACACCTGACCATAAACCTAGAACACCATGGGGGATTAAATCCTTTCTGCTATCAGGATATTGAATAGGCCGGTCTCCATCAATCACTCCAAAAATTGCTAATAACGCAATAATAACGAACATTAAGATTGCCGCTATTTTCAATACGGCAAGAATATTTTCTAATTTATTCAAGATAGCTACGCCGATAAGAACCACAACAAGTCCCAGCAGAGCGTATCCACCAGCAAATAACCATAATGGAACATTAGGAAACCAAAATCGCGAAAAAATAGACAGCGCGGTCATTTGACTACCCATAATTAAAACCTCGGACACCCAATAAACCCAGCCGCTGCTAAATCCTGCCCATCTGCCGAATGCTTTCTTCGCATAAGAACGAAACCCGCCTTTTAGGGGTTCCTGTGCAGTCATTTTTGCCAGAGCGTCAAAAACCAAATAGGTTCCAGCAGCTGCAAGAATGAAGGCGATTAGTATGGCAGGTCCAGTCATTTTGATGGCGATACTTGATCCTAGGAAAAATCCTGTACCAATTGTGCACCCCACCCCAAATAACGAGAGTTGCCACCACTTCATATTTTTTTGTTCATTTTCACCGCTACTCGATTTGCCCATTTACTTTTCTCCCAGTAGCCCCTACTGATTTATCTGTATTGTCCTGGTTATTGTATTCAGGGTCGTTTTTGCCTCGTTGTTGGTTCGCACCACCCAAATATACGCCTTGATGGTTCTGCTGTTCTTTTCTAAATTTATTAAAATTCTCGTTTACCATAGAAGTCCCCTCATTTCTTTTTCATTCTATATGTTAAGATACACGGTATGAAAAAACTTATTCAGCCAGTTCATATGAGCTAATTAGGTTTTTGTTGGAATCGCTAAATTGATACATAAACATCGACGAAAACAATGAAAATAAAAAGGTACTTGATAAAGATGAAATTAACTGGGCGATATAGATAAGCAATAAGCCTTGAAAGGGGTTTACTATGTTAACGACAGAGCAGCTTGCTGGTTTTCGTTTGCAATTACTAAAGGAAAAAGAGGAAATTGAAGAGCGTCTCGAGCAAAATGATCATTATGGTTTAGAACGCGGTCATTTTCACGAATCGATGGGGGAATTATCAAGTTATGATAATCATCCTGCAGATGAGGGTTCAGAGTTATATGAACGTGAAAAAGATATTGCATTAAATGAGCATACCGATTTGCAGCTAAGAAATATAAATAAAGCACTTGAAGCAATGGAAAATGGAACATATGGTAAATGTGAAGTCTGCGGAAATGAAATTTCTTATGAACGATTAGAGGCATTGCCTAATACAACCTATTGTAAAGAACATAGTCCAGAGCAAGTGGTATCACATGATCGTCCAATTGAAGAGGGAGTTTTAATGCCGCCATTTGGGAAGTTTGATATGGATACAAAAGATGAGAATGTTGCTTTTGACGCAGAGGACTCTTGGCAGGTCGTAGAACAATGGGGAACATCCGATACACCATCGGATTTAGCCTTTCCACAAGAGCACTATAATGATGTTGGAATAGAACCGGATGAAAATGAGGGCTATGTTGAGGATTTCGAAAACTTTGTAGGTAATGATATGTATGGGAACAATATAACCGTTTACCCAAATCCACAACACGAACGCTATGAAGAATCACTTGATGAAGAAGGGATCATGACAAGCTTTGGGGATTTACCAGCATATGAACATGATCCATATGTCGAGGATGATAAATAAAATAAAAAACAGCTTTCGTTTGGAAAGCTGTTTTCTCTAATTTTATTCGTTTCTATAGGGTTTTTGGGCAATTGGGAGATCCTTCGCGTTTAAATCGTCATCAGTGGATGTATCAATTTCCCCCTCCATATAGGCGTCACTTACCTGTTCATGTGTGGTCGATAGACCCGTTGACATAACATCGTTTTTTTGATAGTCGCTTGTTTCGTAGATACGACCAGCGAGATCAGTGCTGTTGTTAGTGGAATTCTTTTTATCCATGTTGCACTCTCCTTTAATAAAATAAGATACAACCGTATTTTCTACGTTTTATTCAAGGATTACTCATACAAAAAATCAAGGGGCTGATGAATATGCAAAAAGACAAGTATCCTACGAGAGAAGAATTAGATGAAGCCTTTCATTTTCTTCATGATGCGATAAACAGAATAACCGTCGAAGAAGAAGAAGAGGAGATGAAGATGGAGGTAAATGGGAATAATCAGTCAGAGAAATAGAAAATTTTTTGAGGTGGACTAGATAGATGAGGGAATCCTTAGCTAAGAAAATTGCCTGGATTAGTGTAATCAGTAATATCATCTTAACAGTAGGGAAACTTTTCATAGGCTGGTATGGGAATAGTGATGCTGTTTTTGCGGATGGAATTCATTCTGCTGCGGATGTTTTTGCTTCCG from Neobacillus sp. CF12 encodes:
- a CDS encoding TraR/DksA C4-type zinc finger protein codes for the protein MLTTEQLAGFRLQLLKEKEEIEERLEQNDHYGLERGHFHESMGELSSYDNHPADEGSELYEREKDIALNEHTDLQLRNINKALEAMENGTYGKCEVCGNEISYERLEALPNTTYCKEHSPEQVVSHDRPIEEGVLMPPFGKFDMDTKDENVAFDAEDSWQVVEQWGTSDTPSDLAFPQEHYNDVGIEPDENEGYVEDFENFVGNDMYGNNITVYPNPQHERYEESLDEEGIMTSFGDLPAYEHDPYVEDDK
- a CDS encoding amino acid permease, with product MGKSSSGENEQKNMKWWQLSLFGVGCTIGTGFFLGSSIAIKMTGPAILIAFILAAAGTYLVFDALAKMTAQEPLKGGFRSYAKKAFGRWAGFSSGWVYWVSEVLIMGSQMTALSIFSRFWFPNVPLWLFAGGYALLGLVVVLIGVAILNKLENILAVLKIAAILMFVIIALLAIFGVIDGDRPIQYPDSRKDLIPHGVLGLWSGVIFAFYAFGGIEILGLMATQLKDPKEAPKAGKVMLFTLMIIYMLSIGLAVLMVPWNKFNGEKSPFVNALDNYNLTFIPHLFNGALIIAGFSTMVASLFAVTSILVTLSEEGDAPGLFCKQGKLKVPIPTLLITVLGISLSIVSALLMPGHVYEYITTAAGLMLLYNWIFILASSWKLLEVSAKDKIKYSIGILLICIAVSGTLFHSTSRPGFFISLAFIGIIGCITLIMNLKWKKKKKKGKVLSPWPTA
- a CDS encoding LysE family transporter is translated as MNVFLSYILLGLSLAAPIGPINAAQIDKGIRHGFMHSWLIGVGAVVADGVYMMVVYFGVVHFLETPFMKTFLWSFGCFVLIYTGIETMLSANKHKIGEKAKDEPLIKSFFSGFFMSISNPLTILFWLGIYGSVLAKTAATYETSQLILYSSAIFIGLLIWDFTMASIASNFRKYLTSQLLVGISLLSGVSLIGFGVYFGFQAFNVLFG
- a CDS encoding glycosyltransferase family 2 protein, with amino-acid sequence MMEPVLTIVVPCYNEEDVLPETIHQLDQFVNQLISEQLISSTTKILFIDDGSKDRTWEIIYKAGLRNEHVRGIKLSRNVGHQNALLAGLFAAKDYSDCVVSIDADLQDDIEVIREFIHKFNEGNEIVYGVRKRRDTDTFFKRSTAQGFYKLMRKMGVNLVYNHADFRLMSKRALAELEGFKEVNLFLRGIVPLLGFRSDVVYYDRKERIAGETKYPLKKMLAFAFDGITSFSVSPIRFVLFVGFISFFLSLLFGIYFLLLKTLGETQTGWTSLITSIWLIGGLQLIAIGLIGEYVGKIYKESKQRPKFIIDIDTFSMPIPRHHLIRKSEEDELYKTN
- a CDS encoding YozQ family protein gives rise to the protein MDKKNSTNNSTDLAGRIYETSDYQKNDVMSTGLSTTHEQVSDAYMEGEIDTSTDDDLNAKDLPIAQKPYRNE
- a CDS encoding DUF6044 family protein; the protein is MNTDTRNNSKLIFFALLILTIYLSPLFILQENAHIRVHDNLDSNLAWYKVLASSGQMFGDVNAVIPQIINGVPRNAFGTEYSIIVWLYALFPTMIAYGLSQALTRVVAFIGMYLLLKKHLLPDERWSFLQVATSLAFALTPFWPSGMLSTLGMPLALWAFLNIRIGEGTKKDYIVLTLIPFYASIVLGFFFFLSAMGVFWLVDVVRGKGWNLRFFLSIAYMTCIFMLVEYRLVYSFLFSTEPNSRDEYFHASLPLWRVVRLTLKNFVLGHTHVMTVHGLFVLPVTLIALYFVFSKKLWKQEMLFVFLFMLNFLLSLWYAFWFYKGWLPLTKIFHFMDTFNFARYHFLRPLVIYAGFALALKILSLQGHSWSKTAKWFAILQILLLCLFNDEIIYQKKPTVKEFYAEALFSEIKEHIGQDQANYRVASIGIHPAISQYNGFYTLDTYNNFYPLSYKHQFRKIIESELAKNKSIRKYFDQWGGRCYIFTDQLGKSYMIKKDSKRKLNNLQLNTSVFKEMGGQYIISALPITNSEENQLILDKVFTSKSSAWKIYLYKTL
- a CDS encoding GtrA family protein, with amino-acid sequence MNYIKPTNSFIRFLLVGVINTFVGLFIIFFLLNAVQLSYWFSTFAGNVIGACVSYCLNRSFTFNSKVPFQRGLPRFFTIILICYVGSYFFSEKLLIWMNQFYTVNTLVEQNGAVLLGSVLYTISNYLGQKYFVFNTVKTA